One Astatotilapia calliptera chromosome 1, fAstCal1.2, whole genome shotgun sequence DNA segment encodes these proteins:
- the ap1g1 gene encoding AP-1 complex subunit gamma-1 isoform X3 yields MPAPIRLRELIRTIRTARTQAEEREMIQKECAAIRSSFREEDNTYRCRNVAKLLYMHMLGYPAHFGQLECLKLIASQKFTDKRIGYLGAMLLLDERQDVHLLMTNCIKNDLNHSTQYVQGLALCTLGCMGSSEMCRDLAGEVEKLLKTSNSYLRKKAALCAVHVIRKVPELMEMFLPATKNLLSEKNHGVLHTSVVLLTEMCERSPDMLAHFRKNEKLVPQLVRILKNLIMSGYSPEHDVSGISDPFLQVRILRLLRILGKGDDDSSEAMNDILAQVATNTETSKNVGNAILYETVLTIMDIKSESGLRVLAINILGRFLLNNDKNIRYVALTSLLKTVQTDHNAVQRHRSTIVDCLKDLDVSIKRRAMELSFALVNGNNIRGMMKELLYFLDSCDPEFKADCASGVFLAAEKYAPSKRWHIDTIMRVLTTAGSYVRDDSVPNLIQLITNSVEMHAYTVQRLYKALLDDISQQPLVQVASWCIGEYGDLLVSGQCEEEEPIQVTEDEVLDVLEGLLVSNLSTPVTRGYALTAIMKLSTRFTSVNRIKKVVSIYGSSIDVELQQRAVEYNALFKKYDHMRPALLERMPIMEKTASNGPTEIVQTNGEAEPSVVEAKHPPPVTQPTNQANDLLDLLGGNDVVPVIQTTVPTKPASAGGELLDLLGDLSLSGGPAPAPATSVPSSQPAFLLDGLTSPPLFNDIAAAGIPPMTAYNKNGLKIDFTFERANPNPNIAVITIHASNSTEADMTDFVFQAAVPKTFQLQLLSPSSNVVPTLNQGTVTQVIRVLNPQKQQLRMRIKLTYTHKGSAVQDLAEVNNFPPQSWQ; encoded by the exons ATGCCAGCTCCGATCAGACTGCGGGAGCTGATCCGGACTATCCGGACAGCACGGACCCAGGCAGAGGAGCGTGAGATGATCCAGAAAGAGTGTGCTGCTATCCGCTCGTCCTTTAGAGAGGAAGACAATACGTACCGTTGCAGAAATGTCGCAAAGTTGCTTTATATGCACATGTTGGGCTACCCAGCGCACTTTGGACAG ttgGAGTGTCTGAAGCTGATTGCATCCCAGAAGTTCACTGACAAACGAATAGGTTATTTGGGAGCTATGCTGCTTTTGGACGAGAGGCAGGATGTCCATCTCCTAATGACAAATTGCATTAAGAA TGATTTGAATCACAGCACACAGTATGTCCAGGGCCTGGCGTTGTGTACTTTAGGCTGCATGGGTTCTTCAGAAATGTGTCGTGACCTGGCAGGAGAGGTCGAGAAGCTGCTTAAAACGTCCAACTCCTACTTAAGGAAAAAG GCGGCATTGTGCGCCGTACATGTCATCAGGAAGGTCCCAGAACTCATGGAAATGTTCCTTCCAGCAACAAAAAACCTGCTGAGCGAGAAGAACCACG GTGTTCTCCATACATCAGTTGTCCTCCTCACTGAGATGTGTGAAAGAAGTCCTGACATGCTGGCCCACTTCAGAAAG AATGAGAAG cttGTTCCACAGTTGGTGAGAATCCTGAAGAACCTAATAATGTCTGGATACTCTCCTGAGCATGATGTGTCAGGCATAAGTGACCCTTTCCTGCAG gTGCGGATATTGAGACTACTGCGAATTTTAGGCAAGGGTGATGACGACTCCAGTGAAGCAATGAATGACATTCTTGCGCAG GTTgctacaaacacagagacaagtaAAAATGTAGGCAATGCAATCCTGTACGAGACTGTACTGACTATAATGGACATCAAGTCTGAAAGTGGACTGAGG GTCTTGGCCATTAACATATTAGGTCGCTTCCTTCTtaacaatgacaaaaatataaG ATATGTGGCATTGACATCTCTACTAAAGACCGTACAAACGGACCACAATGCAGTGCAGAGACATCGGAGCACCATTGTGGATTGTTTAAAAGACCTGGACGTGTCCATCAAGAG ACGTGCAATGGAACTGAGCTTTGCGCTTGTGAACGGCAACAACATTAGAGGCATGATGAAAGAGCTGCTCTACTTCCTGGActcctgtgaccctgaattcaAAGCAGACTGTGCATCAGGAGTGTTTCTAGCTGCTGAGAA ATATGCTCCTTCAAAAAGATGGCACATAGACACCATTATGAGAGTCCTGACAACC GCAGGGAGCTACGTGCGAGACGACTCCGTTCCTAACCTCATCCAGCTCATCACAAACAGCGTGGAGATGCACGCCTACACAGTACAGAGACTTTACAAAGCTCTGCTGGATGACATCTCACAG CAACCTCTAGTGCAGGTAGCATCCTGGTGCATAGGAGAGTATGGGGACCTGCTTGTGTCTGGGCAGTGTGAAGAGGAGGAGCCAATCCAG GTGACTGAGGATGAGGTTCTGGACGTGCTGGAAGGCCTCCTGGTGTCCAACCTGTCCACACCTGTGACCCGGGGTTACGCCCTTACAGCTATCATGAAGCTGTCTACTCGCTTCACTAGTGTAAA TCGAATCAAGAAGGTGGTCTCGATATATGGCAGTAGCATCGATGTGGAGCTTCAGCAGAGAGCTGTGGAGTACAATGCGCTTTTCAAGAAATACGACCATATGAG GCCAGCTCTCTTAGAGCGAATGCCCATTATGGAGAAAACTGCTTCTAATGGCCCCACAGAGATTGTACAGACTAATGGGGAGGCTGAGCCGTCTGTTGTGGAAGCAAAACATCCACCACCCGTCACCCAGCCAACCAACCAG GCTAATGATTTATTAGACTTGCTGGGTGGTAACGATGTGGTGCCGGTAATTCAGACCACGGTGCCCACTAAGCCAGCTTCAGCAGGAGGAGAGCTGCTTGATCTACTGGGTGACCTCTCACTTAGTG GCGGTCCAGCCCCTGCTCCTGCAACCTCAGTGCCCTCTTCCCAACCCGCTTTCCTCTTGGATGGCCTCACCTCACCGCCCCTCTTTAATGACATTGCAGCTGCAG GTATCCCTCCTATGACGGCGTACAACAAGAATGGCCTGAAAATAGACTTTACATTTGAGAGAGCTAACCCCAACCCCAACATCGCGGTTATCACTATCCACGCATCCAACTCGACAGAAGCAGACAtgactgattttgtttttcaggctgCAGTACCAAAG ACATTCCAGCTGCAGCTCCTTTCCCCTAGCAGTAATGTCGTCCCAACACTTAACCAGGGAACTGTCACACAGGTCATCAGAGTACTCAACCCACAGAAG CAACAACTACGAATGAGGATCAAGCTGACGTACACCCACAAAGGCTCAGCTGTGCAAGACCTGGCTGAGGTTAATAACTTCCCCCCTCAGTCCTGGCAGTGA
- the ap1g1 gene encoding AP-1 complex subunit gamma-1 isoform X1 — protein sequence MALPRMPAPIRLRELIRTIRTARTQAEEREMIQKECAAIRSSFREEDNTYRCRNVAKLLYMHMLGYPAHFGQLECLKLIASQKFTDKRIGYLGAMLLLDERQDVHLLMTNCIKNDLNHSTQYVQGLALCTLGCMGSSEMCRDLAGEVEKLLKTSNSYLRKKAALCAVHVIRKVPELMEMFLPATKNLLSEKNHGVLHTSVVLLTEMCERSPDMLAHFRKNEKLVPQLVRILKNLIMSGYSPEHDVSGISDPFLQVRILRLLRILGKGDDDSSEAMNDILAQVATNTETSKNVGNAILYETVLTIMDIKSESGLRVLAINILGRFLLNNDKNIRYVALTSLLKTVQTDHNAVQRHRSTIVDCLKDLDVSIKRRAMELSFALVNGNNIRGMMKELLYFLDSCDPEFKADCASGVFLAAEKYAPSKRWHIDTIMRVLTTAGSYVRDDSVPNLIQLITNSVEMHAYTVQRLYKALLDDISQQPLVQVASWCIGEYGDLLVSGQCEEEEPIQVTEDEVLDVLEGLLVSNLSTPVTRGYALTAIMKLSTRFTSVNRIKKVVSIYGSSIDVELQQRAVEYNALFKKYDHMRPALLERMPIMEKTASNGPTEIVQTNGEAEPSVVEAKHPPPVTQPTNQANDLLDLLGGNDVVPVIQTTVPTKPASAGGELLDLLGDLSLSGGPAPAPATSVPSSQPAFLLDGLTSPPLFNDIAAAGIPPMTAYNKNGLKIDFTFERANPNPNIAVITIHASNSTEADMTDFVFQAAVPKTFQLQLLSPSSNVVPTLNQGTVTQVIRVLNPQKQQLRMRIKLTYTHKGSAVQDLAEVNNFPPQSWQ from the exons AGAATGCCAGCTCCGATCAGACTGCGGGAGCTGATCCGGACTATCCGGACAGCACGGACCCAGGCAGAGGAGCGTGAGATGATCCAGAAAGAGTGTGCTGCTATCCGCTCGTCCTTTAGAGAGGAAGACAATACGTACCGTTGCAGAAATGTCGCAAAGTTGCTTTATATGCACATGTTGGGCTACCCAGCGCACTTTGGACAG ttgGAGTGTCTGAAGCTGATTGCATCCCAGAAGTTCACTGACAAACGAATAGGTTATTTGGGAGCTATGCTGCTTTTGGACGAGAGGCAGGATGTCCATCTCCTAATGACAAATTGCATTAAGAA TGATTTGAATCACAGCACACAGTATGTCCAGGGCCTGGCGTTGTGTACTTTAGGCTGCATGGGTTCTTCAGAAATGTGTCGTGACCTGGCAGGAGAGGTCGAGAAGCTGCTTAAAACGTCCAACTCCTACTTAAGGAAAAAG GCGGCATTGTGCGCCGTACATGTCATCAGGAAGGTCCCAGAACTCATGGAAATGTTCCTTCCAGCAACAAAAAACCTGCTGAGCGAGAAGAACCACG GTGTTCTCCATACATCAGTTGTCCTCCTCACTGAGATGTGTGAAAGAAGTCCTGACATGCTGGCCCACTTCAGAAAG AATGAGAAG cttGTTCCACAGTTGGTGAGAATCCTGAAGAACCTAATAATGTCTGGATACTCTCCTGAGCATGATGTGTCAGGCATAAGTGACCCTTTCCTGCAG gTGCGGATATTGAGACTACTGCGAATTTTAGGCAAGGGTGATGACGACTCCAGTGAAGCAATGAATGACATTCTTGCGCAG GTTgctacaaacacagagacaagtaAAAATGTAGGCAATGCAATCCTGTACGAGACTGTACTGACTATAATGGACATCAAGTCTGAAAGTGGACTGAGG GTCTTGGCCATTAACATATTAGGTCGCTTCCTTCTtaacaatgacaaaaatataaG ATATGTGGCATTGACATCTCTACTAAAGACCGTACAAACGGACCACAATGCAGTGCAGAGACATCGGAGCACCATTGTGGATTGTTTAAAAGACCTGGACGTGTCCATCAAGAG ACGTGCAATGGAACTGAGCTTTGCGCTTGTGAACGGCAACAACATTAGAGGCATGATGAAAGAGCTGCTCTACTTCCTGGActcctgtgaccctgaattcaAAGCAGACTGTGCATCAGGAGTGTTTCTAGCTGCTGAGAA ATATGCTCCTTCAAAAAGATGGCACATAGACACCATTATGAGAGTCCTGACAACC GCAGGGAGCTACGTGCGAGACGACTCCGTTCCTAACCTCATCCAGCTCATCACAAACAGCGTGGAGATGCACGCCTACACAGTACAGAGACTTTACAAAGCTCTGCTGGATGACATCTCACAG CAACCTCTAGTGCAGGTAGCATCCTGGTGCATAGGAGAGTATGGGGACCTGCTTGTGTCTGGGCAGTGTGAAGAGGAGGAGCCAATCCAG GTGACTGAGGATGAGGTTCTGGACGTGCTGGAAGGCCTCCTGGTGTCCAACCTGTCCACACCTGTGACCCGGGGTTACGCCCTTACAGCTATCATGAAGCTGTCTACTCGCTTCACTAGTGTAAA TCGAATCAAGAAGGTGGTCTCGATATATGGCAGTAGCATCGATGTGGAGCTTCAGCAGAGAGCTGTGGAGTACAATGCGCTTTTCAAGAAATACGACCATATGAG GCCAGCTCTCTTAGAGCGAATGCCCATTATGGAGAAAACTGCTTCTAATGGCCCCACAGAGATTGTACAGACTAATGGGGAGGCTGAGCCGTCTGTTGTGGAAGCAAAACATCCACCACCCGTCACCCAGCCAACCAACCAG GCTAATGATTTATTAGACTTGCTGGGTGGTAACGATGTGGTGCCGGTAATTCAGACCACGGTGCCCACTAAGCCAGCTTCAGCAGGAGGAGAGCTGCTTGATCTACTGGGTGACCTCTCACTTAGTG GCGGTCCAGCCCCTGCTCCTGCAACCTCAGTGCCCTCTTCCCAACCCGCTTTCCTCTTGGATGGCCTCACCTCACCGCCCCTCTTTAATGACATTGCAGCTGCAG GTATCCCTCCTATGACGGCGTACAACAAGAATGGCCTGAAAATAGACTTTACATTTGAGAGAGCTAACCCCAACCCCAACATCGCGGTTATCACTATCCACGCATCCAACTCGACAGAAGCAGACAtgactgattttgtttttcaggctgCAGTACCAAAG ACATTCCAGCTGCAGCTCCTTTCCCCTAGCAGTAATGTCGTCCCAACACTTAACCAGGGAACTGTCACACAGGTCATCAGAGTACTCAACCCACAGAAG CAACAACTACGAATGAGGATCAAGCTGACGTACACCCACAAAGGCTCAGCTGTGCAAGACCTGGCTGAGGTTAATAACTTCCCCCCTCAGTCCTGGCAGTGA
- the ap1g1 gene encoding AP-1 complex subunit gamma-1 isoform X2, with protein MALPRMPAPIRLRELIRTIRTARTQAEEREMIQKECAAIRSSFREEDNTYRCRNVAKLLYMHMLGYPAHFGQLECLKLIASQKFTDKRIGYLGAMLLLDERQDVHLLMTNCIKNDLNHSTQYVQGLALCTLGCMGSSEMCRDLAGEVEKLLKTSNSYLRKKAALCAVHVIRKVPELMEMFLPATKNLLSEKNHGVLHTSVVLLTEMCERSPDMLAHFRKLVPQLVRILKNLIMSGYSPEHDVSGISDPFLQVRILRLLRILGKGDDDSSEAMNDILAQVATNTETSKNVGNAILYETVLTIMDIKSESGLRVLAINILGRFLLNNDKNIRYVALTSLLKTVQTDHNAVQRHRSTIVDCLKDLDVSIKRRAMELSFALVNGNNIRGMMKELLYFLDSCDPEFKADCASGVFLAAEKYAPSKRWHIDTIMRVLTTAGSYVRDDSVPNLIQLITNSVEMHAYTVQRLYKALLDDISQQPLVQVASWCIGEYGDLLVSGQCEEEEPIQVTEDEVLDVLEGLLVSNLSTPVTRGYALTAIMKLSTRFTSVNRIKKVVSIYGSSIDVELQQRAVEYNALFKKYDHMRPALLERMPIMEKTASNGPTEIVQTNGEAEPSVVEAKHPPPVTQPTNQANDLLDLLGGNDVVPVIQTTVPTKPASAGGELLDLLGDLSLSGGPAPAPATSVPSSQPAFLLDGLTSPPLFNDIAAAGIPPMTAYNKNGLKIDFTFERANPNPNIAVITIHASNSTEADMTDFVFQAAVPKTFQLQLLSPSSNVVPTLNQGTVTQVIRVLNPQKQQLRMRIKLTYTHKGSAVQDLAEVNNFPPQSWQ; from the exons AGAATGCCAGCTCCGATCAGACTGCGGGAGCTGATCCGGACTATCCGGACAGCACGGACCCAGGCAGAGGAGCGTGAGATGATCCAGAAAGAGTGTGCTGCTATCCGCTCGTCCTTTAGAGAGGAAGACAATACGTACCGTTGCAGAAATGTCGCAAAGTTGCTTTATATGCACATGTTGGGCTACCCAGCGCACTTTGGACAG ttgGAGTGTCTGAAGCTGATTGCATCCCAGAAGTTCACTGACAAACGAATAGGTTATTTGGGAGCTATGCTGCTTTTGGACGAGAGGCAGGATGTCCATCTCCTAATGACAAATTGCATTAAGAA TGATTTGAATCACAGCACACAGTATGTCCAGGGCCTGGCGTTGTGTACTTTAGGCTGCATGGGTTCTTCAGAAATGTGTCGTGACCTGGCAGGAGAGGTCGAGAAGCTGCTTAAAACGTCCAACTCCTACTTAAGGAAAAAG GCGGCATTGTGCGCCGTACATGTCATCAGGAAGGTCCCAGAACTCATGGAAATGTTCCTTCCAGCAACAAAAAACCTGCTGAGCGAGAAGAACCACG GTGTTCTCCATACATCAGTTGTCCTCCTCACTGAGATGTGTGAAAGAAGTCCTGACATGCTGGCCCACTTCAGAAAG cttGTTCCACAGTTGGTGAGAATCCTGAAGAACCTAATAATGTCTGGATACTCTCCTGAGCATGATGTGTCAGGCATAAGTGACCCTTTCCTGCAG gTGCGGATATTGAGACTACTGCGAATTTTAGGCAAGGGTGATGACGACTCCAGTGAAGCAATGAATGACATTCTTGCGCAG GTTgctacaaacacagagacaagtaAAAATGTAGGCAATGCAATCCTGTACGAGACTGTACTGACTATAATGGACATCAAGTCTGAAAGTGGACTGAGG GTCTTGGCCATTAACATATTAGGTCGCTTCCTTCTtaacaatgacaaaaatataaG ATATGTGGCATTGACATCTCTACTAAAGACCGTACAAACGGACCACAATGCAGTGCAGAGACATCGGAGCACCATTGTGGATTGTTTAAAAGACCTGGACGTGTCCATCAAGAG ACGTGCAATGGAACTGAGCTTTGCGCTTGTGAACGGCAACAACATTAGAGGCATGATGAAAGAGCTGCTCTACTTCCTGGActcctgtgaccctgaattcaAAGCAGACTGTGCATCAGGAGTGTTTCTAGCTGCTGAGAA ATATGCTCCTTCAAAAAGATGGCACATAGACACCATTATGAGAGTCCTGACAACC GCAGGGAGCTACGTGCGAGACGACTCCGTTCCTAACCTCATCCAGCTCATCACAAACAGCGTGGAGATGCACGCCTACACAGTACAGAGACTTTACAAAGCTCTGCTGGATGACATCTCACAG CAACCTCTAGTGCAGGTAGCATCCTGGTGCATAGGAGAGTATGGGGACCTGCTTGTGTCTGGGCAGTGTGAAGAGGAGGAGCCAATCCAG GTGACTGAGGATGAGGTTCTGGACGTGCTGGAAGGCCTCCTGGTGTCCAACCTGTCCACACCTGTGACCCGGGGTTACGCCCTTACAGCTATCATGAAGCTGTCTACTCGCTTCACTAGTGTAAA TCGAATCAAGAAGGTGGTCTCGATATATGGCAGTAGCATCGATGTGGAGCTTCAGCAGAGAGCTGTGGAGTACAATGCGCTTTTCAAGAAATACGACCATATGAG GCCAGCTCTCTTAGAGCGAATGCCCATTATGGAGAAAACTGCTTCTAATGGCCCCACAGAGATTGTACAGACTAATGGGGAGGCTGAGCCGTCTGTTGTGGAAGCAAAACATCCACCACCCGTCACCCAGCCAACCAACCAG GCTAATGATTTATTAGACTTGCTGGGTGGTAACGATGTGGTGCCGGTAATTCAGACCACGGTGCCCACTAAGCCAGCTTCAGCAGGAGGAGAGCTGCTTGATCTACTGGGTGACCTCTCACTTAGTG GCGGTCCAGCCCCTGCTCCTGCAACCTCAGTGCCCTCTTCCCAACCCGCTTTCCTCTTGGATGGCCTCACCTCACCGCCCCTCTTTAATGACATTGCAGCTGCAG GTATCCCTCCTATGACGGCGTACAACAAGAATGGCCTGAAAATAGACTTTACATTTGAGAGAGCTAACCCCAACCCCAACATCGCGGTTATCACTATCCACGCATCCAACTCGACAGAAGCAGACAtgactgattttgtttttcaggctgCAGTACCAAAG ACATTCCAGCTGCAGCTCCTTTCCCCTAGCAGTAATGTCGTCCCAACACTTAACCAGGGAACTGTCACACAGGTCATCAGAGTACTCAACCCACAGAAG CAACAACTACGAATGAGGATCAAGCTGACGTACACCCACAAAGGCTCAGCTGTGCAAGACCTGGCTGAGGTTAATAACTTCCCCCCTCAGTCCTGGCAGTGA